A region from the Pseudomonas sp. KU26590 genome encodes:
- a CDS encoding AraC family transcriptional regulator, with protein sequence MTEFSLSKVHFEDEEELWSYYDKCGLSPALNFSGGGRLDYRKITYSLGDMFVCSTSSRSGWGFEKQQSTDVYFVSFTHQGQSTWEMNKQGRVHASGQLCIIDSSRLVEGQFSPGTYTDTVMIEADLVSRQLEGARGFGEFDRVEFKPLLPSTASPWNGLNAIINCIRSSVNSEGGVDSPLAVSYLKQALIATIIDTIPHNFTSKIEAQKKSFVPRHVSKAIDYIHAHAKEDVLIADLAKYASTSVRNIQLGFRAYKNTTPMQYLRRVRLECARNELMNENIRLSWQGIALNWGFSDAGLFSKYYKDHYGESPFQTQSKIKGPLR encoded by the coding sequence ATGACTGAATTTTCCTTGTCTAAAGTTCATTTCGAAGATGAAGAAGAGCTGTGGTCCTACTACGACAAGTGCGGATTATCGCCTGCGTTAAATTTTTCAGGCGGCGGGCGATTGGACTATCGAAAGATTACCTACTCCCTGGGAGACATGTTTGTATGCTCGACGTCTAGCCGGTCCGGTTGGGGCTTTGAAAAGCAGCAGAGTACGGACGTGTACTTCGTCTCCTTCACGCACCAAGGTCAATCGACATGGGAAATGAACAAGCAGGGACGTGTTCATGCATCAGGGCAACTCTGCATCATCGATAGCTCACGGCTGGTTGAAGGCCAGTTTTCTCCAGGCACGTATACAGACACCGTCATGATAGAAGCAGACCTGGTCTCTCGCCAACTGGAAGGCGCGCGAGGCTTTGGGGAGTTTGACAGAGTAGAGTTCAAACCATTACTGCCCTCCACCGCATCACCCTGGAATGGATTGAACGCGATTATCAACTGTATCCGAAGCAGCGTGAATAGTGAGGGAGGGGTGGATTCGCCGCTCGCCGTTTCTTACTTGAAGCAGGCGCTGATCGCAACGATCATAGACACGATACCTCATAATTTTACGAGTAAGATTGAAGCCCAGAAAAAATCATTTGTTCCTCGGCATGTATCAAAAGCAATTGACTATATCCACGCCCACGCCAAGGAAGACGTACTGATTGCCGATCTTGCAAAGTACGCATCCACCAGCGTACGGAATATCCAGCTTGGGTTCAGAGCTTACAAGAACACCACGCCCATGCAATACCTCAGGCGAGTAAGGTTGGAGTGCGCTCGAAACGAGTTGATGAATGAGAACATTCGTCTGTCTTGGCAAGGCATCGCTCTGAATTGGGGGTTTTCGGATGCCGGGCTGTTTTCAAAGTATTACAAAGACCACTATGGAGAAAGTCCCTTCCAGACGCAAAGTAAGATAAAAGGGCCTCTTCGTTAG
- a CDS encoding alginate lyase family protein — protein MALLAGLFCVGDVRAEGKSFVHPGMLSTEEDFSRARRLVAANVSPAADSWRLLEKSQYAAATYTPNAVQKVVRGNPSWAKDNYGLLYRDAAAAYQLAVRWKISGNVDYANAAIKILDDWSGHLTDVIGTSDRYLASGLYGYELANAAEIMRTYPGWKNLPQFQTMMVKVFYQMNHDFITNHNTLGAAGLHYWANWDLANLASMMAIGVLVDRHDIYKEAMTYVVQGSGNGAFPNAMWKVYPGTYGAVGLAQVQESGRDQGHSTLDIALIGVICQMAWNQHDDVFGFDNNLAAKASEYVAKYNLWNNVPWTNYTTADGSVQTEISPASRGSTRPMWTLMYNHYVGIRGLSLPYTKKMMDKFGPEAGAYGANSGGFDQLGYGSLLFSNYLETAVRKQ, from the coding sequence ATGGCTCTGCTCGCAGGGCTGTTTTGTGTTGGTGACGTGCGTGCCGAAGGCAAAAGCTTTGTGCACCCCGGGATGCTGAGTACGGAAGAGGATTTTTCCCGAGCCAGGCGGCTTGTGGCTGCCAATGTATCGCCTGCCGCCGACAGCTGGCGTCTTCTCGAGAAGAGTCAGTATGCCGCTGCAACCTATACACCTAATGCAGTGCAAAAAGTTGTTCGTGGAAACCCGTCTTGGGCCAAGGACAATTATGGCCTGCTCTATCGCGATGCGGCGGCTGCCTACCAGTTGGCGGTACGTTGGAAAATATCTGGCAACGTCGACTACGCGAATGCAGCAATAAAAATCCTGGATGACTGGTCAGGTCATCTGACCGACGTCATAGGCACCAGCGATCGCTACTTGGCCTCTGGCCTCTATGGCTACGAGTTAGCCAATGCCGCAGAGATTATGAGAACTTACCCAGGCTGGAAAAACCTTCCACAATTCCAGACGATGATGGTCAAAGTCTTTTATCAGATGAACCATGACTTCATTACTAATCATAATACGTTGGGCGCGGCGGGGTTGCACTATTGGGCGAATTGGGATTTAGCCAACCTTGCCTCAATGATGGCGATTGGAGTTTTAGTGGACCGGCATGATATCTACAAAGAAGCCATGACCTATGTGGTGCAAGGCAGTGGGAATGGGGCTTTCCCAAATGCAATGTGGAAAGTCTACCCCGGGACATACGGCGCAGTTGGACTCGCGCAAGTGCAGGAAAGTGGTCGAGACCAGGGCCATTCGACACTCGATATTGCGTTGATTGGCGTGATTTGCCAGATGGCGTGGAATCAGCATGATGATGTATTTGGTTTTGATAACAATCTGGCTGCCAAGGCCAGCGAGTATGTCGCCAAGTATAACCTCTGGAACAATGTGCCGTGGACAAACTACACCACCGCCGACGGATCTGTGCAAACCGAAATTTCACCCGCCAGCAGGGGGAGCACCCGACCCATGTGGACGCTGATGTACAACCACTATGTCGGTATTCGAGGGCTGTCGTTACCGTACACCAAAAAAATGATGGATAAGTTCGGTCCTGAGGCGGGTGCTTACGGAGCCAACAGTGGGGGATTTGATCAGCTGGGGTACGGGTCACTCTTATTTTCAAACTACCTGGAAACGGCCGTGCGCAAGCAGTAA